The genomic DNA CCCGGCGTCCGTGCTGTTCGCGGGGGCCGTCGCCGATGCCGCCGTCTGGTACCGGGCCGCCGACCTGGTCGTCCTGCCGTCGCGCTGGGAGGGCATGGCACTGGCCCCGCTGGAGGCGATGGCGTGGGGGCGGCCCGTGGTGGTGACCGACGTGGACGGTGCCCGTGAGGGCCTGCCGCCCGCCCTCGTACCGCACTGTGTGGTGCCGCCCGAGGATCCCGCGGCGCTGGCCGACGCCGCCGCCGCGCTGCTGCTCGACGCGCCGCTGCGGGCGTCGCTCGGCCGCCGGGGGCGGGCGCACGTGCGGTCCGCGCACGACGTACGGCACACGGCCGCGGCGGTCGCGGCCCTGTACGGCGACCTCCTGTACGGCGGCCTGCCGGACGGCGGCCTGCCGGACGGCGGCCTGCCGGACGGCGTACGGCCGCCCACGCCCGCGGCGCACACCGGCGACGGCGCCGGCGACCGCGCCGGCGACATCGGCGACAGGCCCGCGGCCGTGCGGCGGTCGGCCGTCGCGCCCATCGAGTGCAGGGAGTCCACCTACCCGTGACCGCGGAAAGCACCGTTCCCTCCCCCGCCGGCCAGTCGCGCGACCTCGGCTCCTCCCCCGTCTCGGTGCTGCCGCCGCGCGACGGCACCGCGGGCCCGCGGCTGCCCGACCGGCGTCCCGCACCACGGCCGGACTTCCCGCTGCCGCTGCTCGTCGCGGACGGCACGGCGGCCCTGCCGGGCTCGCTGGTCCTCACCGGCACCCCGCACCAACCCCTGCTCACGGCCCTGCTGGTGGCCGCCTCGCTCCTGCTGCGCAGGCGCCCGGCCCGGCGGACGTCCGGCGCGCTGGACGACCTGCCCGCCCTGTGCGGCCGGATTGCGGTGGTGTGGCTGGCGCTCGCGGCGCTCGTCGCGGCGTACGCCCCGTCTGACGCTCTGTCCGCGCGCACCCTGTGCGCCGGTTTCCTGCTGCACGCGGTGACGGGCTGCGCCGGCCGGGGCGCGCTGCACCGCAGGCACCGTACGGCGCTGCTGAACCGCCCCCGCGCCGCTCTGGTCGTCGGTCCCGGCGCGACCGCGCAGCGCGTGGCCTCGGCGCTGCTGCGCCACCCCCGCTGCGGGATGCGCCCGGTCGGGATCGTCACCGGCGGCCCGGACGGCACCGCGGGCCTGCCCGTGCTGTCCACGGGCGAGGAGGTGCGGCGGGCGGTCGTACAGAACGGCGTGCGGGACGTCCTGGTCGTCGGCTCCCCGGTGAACCCCTCCGCCCGGCCCCGGCAGGCGGCCCTGCTGCGGACGCTGGCCGGGTCGGGCTGCACGGTGTGGGAGCTGGACGCCGAGGCGCCCGAGCACGCCGACGCCCCCGCCCGCCCGGCCGGGGACCGG from Streptomyces sp. CB09001 includes the following:
- a CDS encoding sugar transferase, giving the protein MTAESTVPSPAGQSRDLGSSPVSVLPPRDGTAGPRLPDRRPAPRPDFPLPLLVADGTAALPGSLVLTGTPHQPLLTALLVAASLLLRRRPARRTSGALDDLPALCGRIAVVWLALAALVAAYAPSDALSARTLCAGFLLHAVTGCAGRGALHRRHRTALLNRPRAALVVGPGATAQRVASALLRHPRCGMRPVGIVTGGPDGTAGLPVLSTGEEVRRAVVQNGVRDVLVVGSPVNPSARPRQAALLRTLAGSGCTVWELDAEAPEHADAPARPAGDRIAGFPCRRLEPAVRRPGGAGKRILDVTVSGALLLLLGPLLLACATALRVVGGPGVLFRQERVGEGGRPFTLLKFRTHRPADEHESATRWSVADERRMPWFCRFLRRTSLDELLQLWNVFRGDMSLVGPRPERPYFVARFSQTHPGYAARHRVPAGITGLAQINGLRGDTSIEDRARFDNAYIDDWSLWRDVCILLRTAAALVRPTGS